In the Thunnus albacares chromosome 10, fThuAlb1.1, whole genome shotgun sequence genome, TCAGAACAAACTGCAGTTCAACaaactcattcattcattagtttttattgttatattgttgtcTTACCGTTGATAATCCTGTtgttaaatataacatttatgtttgctcaatacaaataaaaatattttagaaatgatCCACAGTGAATGATCCACAGTGATTTTGGTGCAGTCATAAATTACAACTCTTTTCAAAATATAGAaactctgctgtttgtttccaacATTAAAGAACGACATGCTACTGAATCCCCCAAAGTGTTAGACTGATGATCTTGCTGCTTTACAGCAAGTTAAGGTTCATACTTCATGTGAATCACTGttcttaaagtccccctccactaaaaaaatatgtttttcttcttgttcctacaattgaatgtttgaacttcactgtgtagaatgaCATATGTGCAAAGTTTGGCACTAGAAGGCTgtcttcacattcatctgctgagagttcctctgtgctcactgaaaatcaaattttaaggggtgggcctatgagcatgatttgtgacatcacaaatagtttggagccaatcgtggtccagtatacaaattacagaaatgtgACCTGTatacttgaagcctccagtgcacatccATTGAGAATtaacttttcagtgaagtaggagacatcttgtctTCAACAGTCAatcagttcaactttttttgtggacacacattattattcaaagtagaatattttatatacatcttaaaacatttctggagATGATCTTTAAGTATCCTTACTGAGAGCACAGAATAAGCAGGTGCATTACTAAGTTCAGCCCAAAGTCCTGCCCACTCCTCATCTTCCAGAGGTCTGTTGCTGAATGTTGAAAACACACCTCCACATTATTTTGAGGAAAAGGTCAGTTTGATCTGTAAGTGTGTTGTCAGTGGACCACACAGATGTCCAATATACAGAATTTGGCTCTACAGGTGGGGCAAGGGACTCTGCTGGACAGCCAGGTCTCAGGTCTTTGCTGGTCTTGGCGACTGGCGAACCATCGACCCAGACAGGACAGACACCACATGGGTCTGCAGAAACACTGCTGGCACTCTGACTCATTATCAGCTCCTATAACACACCAAAGTCACAGAATGAGAGGCagtgtcacatacacacatacaccaatacacacacacacacacacacacacacacacactcttacctTCTGCATGGCAGAGTCTGACCAGCTTGGTGCCCGCTGGAACCTGCATACAGCCGATACAGGGCTCCACCTCCTGTGTATTGAGAGACATCTTCTGATTCATTGGACACATTTATTGTGATCAGACAGGATTTTATGAACTTTTCAGAGCAGCAgttgcataaacacacaaacaataatgtACCTGTCCATCAGGGAGTGTATATGGCTGATTGAGGTCCACCTGAGCTCTGAATGTTTCCAGGAATAGTTCACTTATAGTTTGGTGGATCACTATATTGGCAGCGTTTCTGATGGGAGCATGGAGCTTTTCCCTTAGCTCTGCATATTCTGTAGAGTTCAGCCTGGAAACAAGGAGGTAACTTTTTTGGGCATGAACATGGCATATGCAGTATTGTCCTGACAGCAGATGTTTTTGGTCTTGAGctcctaaacacacacacacacacacacacacacacacacacacacacacacacacacacatacatacacatatgttGTCCTGGGTCACCTTTtaggacattacatagacttacattcatttcctggagacttactctaaccctaaccctaaccactacttgcctaaccccaaccctaacccttaccctaaccttaaccactgacccaaaaactTTTTCCTAATTGGGGGCATGGCTTTTGTCACAAGCCATTCCCAATCAACTGATCTtgagtctgaaatttgtccccaaaagtagcctatgacactggtacacacacacacacacacacacactcatacctGATATCAAAGGGTCTGACAGCAGGGTTGATGCTCTCCACTCTCAGGGTCAGGAACTGGATAGGGGAGGCTGAGTCTGGATTCAGGTGGTGCTGTCTGGACCCTGTCACTGTCACATGACAGTCACTCTGTAAAGCCATGTAGACATGATAGGTGGTCACCTGGAAACAAAGGGGGTGGGGCATGTGGATGAATGTATTTAGGTGACTTTTTTTGCCCATTTGCAATACcttcaaaattaaaacacagtaaactggaTACAACTTCAGACACAACCCTGATGAAGTCGAtagtattatttttaattgaagCTCATATTGGTATGCACATTGATGTGTTGCAATGTCTTAACATTCAATCATTTAAGATCTAGCATGATGCCTGATAGTGCATGTTAAATGTGTCACAGGCGGGTTTTATTTTAAGAGTACTCCAGGGTCAAAATTGATGCaacagaaccagagatatcatctTTCAGGCGACTATACCAAGCACCCAGGACCAGCTGTGAAGTGATTTCACTGGGCACGTGACACACAATGGCCCAAAAAGTATTTTGCATACACAATCATTGgaaagcagctgtaaaacagtgaataCATCTTTCTGAGCATCACAAACCCCACCCAAATTAtttactatcagaatttgatccagtCGGTCATATAACATATGGAAAGCCTAGAGAACCatatgattaaattattttatctcattcATGTGTGTGGGGAACAGGCAGGAAACCAATAACTGCTCACTGGCCCAACTAGTTTGaacaaagtacattttgtaacaataaatatttaaaaattacataCAAGGAAAGAAATAtacactttatttattgatgaCTTGTCTttagccagctagctagctGACAACAATAGCTAAACAAagttctttaatgtgtttttttttttttttaaatcaagagttgaggaagaagaaacaccTCTGCCTCCATAAACGGAATCCACACAGCCCAGTTCTTCAGACTCACTGGTCCACAATGAGGTTAGCCTGGCCACTTACTCCCCAGCAATAAGACTGACACAGATTTACCACCGATTTATCTGTGATTGATGATCCACCTTCACAGCCAGATTTGAAGTTATTCCCATGCATGATCAAGAATGGACATCGAAATGCTTTTCATCTAAGTAGTATGGACAGTTTTCTTGGTTGGAATACAGTGTAAGTAAGGACACAgttttctgaaaatgtgcagCCATTTGCTAGAGAGGGATATAGAAGATTCAGCGCTGCAAAGCCGGCCAAACCGCAGGCCAAAGAAATGAGCTCAATCATCGGACTGCGATGAAACAGACTATTCATTTATCAAGAACCATCTAAAAGTAGTTTTGGATATTGTACTGTTTTGTACCAAGCAGCACATTCCCCGACGTGGACTAAGGGAACATACAGATGCTCTCAGTgagggacattttacagaactGTTGAGGTTAATGTGCAGTTATGATCCACAGAACCGAATCATTTAGAACAAATGTCGAGAAACGGAACATTGATGAGTCCAGATGTACAAAATGAGCTGCTCGAGTCAGTGAGTTCAAGCTTGAACTTGTAAACTGTTAAAAGAATGAGCAGTTGGGTTCATGGACACAAGTCACATGAGTACAAGTGGTATTTCAAAGAACATATTATAGGGGATTGAACCACTGCAACTTGACTCGCCTCTGTGTGTTGGCTTCAGTTTTGACAGGGCCTTCTTCTTCTATCAGGAAACAAGGGAGGTGTGCATGTGATTCTACAACAAACTTTTCCTCATGCTGTGAGTGTCCACTGTAATTCTCATAGATTGAATTTGATCCTCTGTGCAGCATCAAAGGTGTCTGGGCATCTTATCACATTCTTTGTTATGATGAACTTTTTTTGCTACGATGTTTCACCAAATTTTTTCCACTTTCCTCAGGATAGAGTAAAGCTTCCATTGATTCTGTTTCCAATCTTTTTCCATACATCCTTTAATCTTCGCAAAAATTGCTCCATCTAGGGAACCCGTGTTTGGAAGTGAAGCGATCCATAGACAAGCGCTTAAGTTCCTGATCTGGAGCAGTGAGCAAAATACTGCAGGTACTCAATATAATATTAGAAATACTTGAGTGTGCTGTGGTCAAATAAAAGTTTAGGTACAGTCCCTGctccaacaaaataaaacaaagcaacTCAGGGTTTACAGAGCCCAAAAGCGTCAGTCTCTCATCGACCTTACTGAGGGCCTTTGAGAGAACTCTGGTCAGTTTAGAGACGATTCAGACTGTGATTCTGAAGTGATGAAGATAACAGAAGAGCTGATGCAGAAAAAAGGAACCGGGAGCTGGGACATCACATCTGGGTCCAGAGAGAGAAGCCTCCCTGCAACCCTGTGATCTGTGGCCACAAATAGTCTAGGAAGAGCAgaaagtgtgaaaatgaatgatgacCTAAAACACATCTGGAATGATATCCTCGACAGACAGCTGACAGAGCTGGACAGTTGCTTCCAGGAGGACCAGTACGGAATAATGAGGGCACTGGCAgcttttctccttctgtcttctcttttctcttctctttctgatACAGAGCACCCATGTCAGAGACTGGCAAATGCGCAGGAATTTCCATCTCTCAAGGAACTATTGCACATTTGTCCTCCTGACATCTTCCAAAACCTCAACAAACTACTTGGAGTCATCACCCCTCTATGACTTGTAGTGTTGAGAGACTGTGACACTGCAGGTCGGATTAAAAGGGACCTCAGAGCATCCATTGGTGCTATCTGTGTCAACTTGGCCCTCTAGTCATTTGAAAAGGAACTCTGTGACCCTTTGTCCCATGATGAGATATTATCTCATCTTGGGACAAACCCAGGTGTCTGCACCTTGTTCTGTCGgctgtgaaaacaacaaagGTATATTGCATATTTGTATAATCAATGCACAAGGGATATGTCATGAGCGATTTCTAAGTTAACAcctctgcttcctgtgtttatgtttaattacCACTTTATGCCATAAAATGGTGCATTATGATTATAACTGTGGAGATATAGAGCCATTGTTCAACAGCTCCTGATTGTGAGTTTTAGCCTGCTGTTGTTGGAAATACATCTCCAACAACAGCAGGTTGTTGGCTATACTATTGTGTACAAACTTTATGAACTGATGTTCTGTTATACAAGCactgttttgatgttgttttcttaATGATTCAGAATGTTGCAAAGTAAAATTGTTGCTGGTTTCTGAGTTTGTCTATGTTTGTCCTGTTTTCTACGTCTATTGACTAACCTATCGAGTTTACTCTTACAGGAAAAAGGGAAGCCAACAAGAAGTGAACTGGCTGGCCGGCGGTAGTCTCTGACGTGCATGGTCTCAAATGACTCAGCAGCAGGACTGGGCCCAAAGACATGCAAGTGTAAGGAAAAAACATGGTTGAGACTTTTGCAGCATATATGCTCAGTGAGCAACATTTACAGGAATGAATTGGACACCTTCTTTAAACGTGGTTTACAACCCAGACCGTATGTATTTGGGCAATTACATATTTTCTGTTcttcagtttgaaataaaataatggatactACATTGAAGtgccaagtctcagctttaatttgagtagacttacatcaatatagaaagaactgtgtgggagatataGCCCTTTTAACACATAGTGCCCAACATTTAGGGGTTCAAACATAATTGGACTGATACACATAAGgtcaaacaaaatcatcatatttaatattatacCCTAACATTACACCCCTTCCCTAGGATAAATAACTATAGAAAGCATGCGACTCAACCCAGTGCTGGAGATTTCTCCCTTTAACTTttccaaaatattttcacaataaagTGGCTTTTTTACAAAATGGCCTTTGTGATTACTAGGTGCACATAGAACCAGTAGTTCCAATATGTCTATCTGACCCAAGTAGTTTAACCAAAGATCACAGCAGCCAGTACTGATAAACACGTCCGTCCATCTATCCATCCTCTATACCCACCTGACCAGGTCAGGGTTGctagcatggatgtattaagaaaAACGTCATTCACTGGGTGCATATGCTGAAAAAGCTTGTCAGGCTTCCACAAGCTTCTGCATTTTGGGCCCATAGAACATGGACAGTAGAGTCTTCTTCTGgcctgacttcctgttggctccCCACACTCATGGAtgtcatgaaaataatttactgaTACAGCTCCTCTAGACTTTTTACATTTAACTGGACCTCATGAATAAACTTCTGATCACACAAAGTGTCTTTTTGGGGTATAGGTGAAGGAATTTCTGCACATCAGCCAACCTTCTTACACTGATAAAGACATGCTCTATGGTGAAATGTTTTTAGTTCAACTTGATAAAGGTGTGCTCCAGAACTCATCTTTCACATCCTGCCTAGGtcattttacagtgtttgttaTGCTCAGAAAAATGGATTGATCTTTTTAGAGCAGCTGCTCCTTGTATAGCGATTGTGTTTggcaaaaagtctttttgggtcAGTGGGTCACATGATCCCGCAATAACAATCACACCAAAATTCCTTCACAGCCTAGAGCTGTTACTGGAGGCAGGAACCTCACAATCTCTGAGAGACTGACCATCCATCTGGGGTGTACTGTTTACACAGGAGGCATTTCAGCTGCCTTGGACAATCATCACATGTGTCTACCATAACAGATACgcttctattttaatcaatacagctgctTAAAAGGGCCCTGCATCAGCTCACGTTTCACTCATGCTACACGCATGTAACCATAACACAAAGCATATTTTTACACTTCCAAGTCcacttttttccatttacacGTGTAACCACAGTACAGTGACTTCCTATACCCCTCATGTACACCGGATTTAGCTGCATTGTGTGCTTAGCCAGTGTGCCAATGTCTACCAGACACATGAGTGGAGCATCTTATTTGCAACTTGTTTCTCTGCTCCACCATCTTTACAGACCGGGTGTATTTTTTACCAGAACAGCTCACATGAGAGCCTGAAACTCTCTTGTCAATATACATAAATGCCTATATTTATTGACAGTTAACatgaaattaataataatttataatttaatgaCATTGCATTTTGTTATTGATGTTTCATTACAGACGCACAgaaaaactctttttttcttgcttgtttATCAAGTCACTTAGCACTGATATAGTAGGTAGTAAGGTCAAACACACCTTTAACACCCAGCTGTCAGTAATGATAACTCTGGCTCCAGGCGCCCCTGTAGCAAATTTATCAATGCGTCTGAACTCAGTGTTGATGTTGCTTGCCACAGAGCCCCAGCTGGAGTGAGGAGGCTGTACATGAGCCTGCAGGACCCGGCTGACTGGATGGTTGTGCCAGTGATAGCGGGACCAGTAGATGATGAGTGTCCAGCTGGCCAACTggaggctgagagagaggaggagaaaggctCTCCAgctgtcactcacctggtgGGAGACAGCGTGacaacacagaggaaacatGTAGATGTTCACCAACATTTGGTAACTTCTGCAGACAAAGAGAACATCTGAGACGCTCTCCACACTTCATTCAAAAATATCAGCATAGAGTTTAAAGAACAACTGATTcataaaagatgaaagaaaaagcaaCAGTCAAAGACTTTACATTTAATACCTGAGGCAggaatgacaaaataaatatctcATCATGCATTGTGGCCCTcgatttttcatttatttgaatgtaatAGTTTTGACAAATAAATATATCGCCACAAAATTACATCTATATATAAGAAAAGATTTTCAGAGTATTTAGTCAGCAGAATATTCAAATACATCCACTGCTGTACTGCCAGTAGTTTTCTTTTGCAGCAGAGGGGAGTGACTTAGTTGTTGCTGAGTATTTTGGTTTTAGTCACAATGGAACACAAAGTGTGTTGAAGATATGGCAGGTAGAACTGGGTTATCTGATCACAGGAGGATAAACTTGATACAGTAGCTTAGTGTTTGCTTGGGGAGTTTAAAAAGGTTTAGGTGTAGTTTAGTCCAGTCACTGCTGCACTTCCTTCACTGTGCACAACATAGAtctgaaaatgtgtctgtggTTCAGAGATTGATAGGATGTctttacagtgaaaacacagttGGAACCACATGATCAGTCACCATTAACGAATTGGGCATATTACATTCATTAAACCTTTTCATTAAACTTAAATGTTCTTAAATgattcaaaacataaaaacttgATGAGCACAGAAAATTTGAAAGATTGTCTGACTTCACACAGATACATGGCATTGAGGCAGTGGAGAGTATCTGTCTGGATTTGTTTCTAAATTCTCTCCTAATTCCTGGTACATGGTGCGTGTGaccaacacattttttgtagttttcctGACCATCAACACTGGCACACTCTGGGCTCAGCCAgacatgacatgacagaaaatgtattttgattcTCTAAACTCAGTTCTGACTTTTATGTAATGAAAATGTCCGGACAGGTTTGATGGACGTCAGAGGCATCCAATAACTGCAttacttattttattgttaaacttagaatctatattatttttatttatgtatttattggaaCCAAGTACACTGTTTAAgataaatgttaccatttgatgtactgtaccagagctaattttcatctgcaatCCCTttggcaggtcacaattaaaacatataacagcacaataacaaacagtacaaagcaaaaaacacacaggacacataatacaaaatataaagctacacacaatagcacatcacatacacccacaatgtcaactagaaattaataatgtaagcttgtcaaattaaaagcaagattatttggGTTAATGAGAGGAATATGAGATGAAATTAagattcagtggttacagagctgagtagtttttagcagattttttaaatttggttttgaacatACTGgtggaactgcagctcttcatatcatcaggtaggatgttccactgagttgtggc is a window encoding:
- the tmem129 gene encoding E3 ubiquitin-protein ligase TM129 isoform X1, whose amino-acid sequence is MRKWDSVNIDYFKVVENIQPRLSMESPELTFTLAYVVFSLCFVFTPNEFRSAGLTVQNVFSSWLGSEDAGFIQYHVRRTSVTLLLHSALPLGYYMGMCIAAPEKHLGYIHQVSDSWRAFLLLSLSLQLASWTLIIYWSRYHWHNHPVSRVLQAHVQPPHSSWGSVASNINTEFRRIDKFATGAPGARVIITDSWVLKVTTYHVYMALQSDCHVTVTGSRQHHLNPDSASPIQFLTLRVESINPAVRPFDIRLNSTEYAELREKLHAPIRNAANIVIHQTISELFLETFRAQVDLNQPYTLPDGQEVEPCIGCMQVPAGTKLVRLCHAEGADNESECQQCFCRPMWCLSCLGRWFASRQDQQRPETWLSSRVPCPTCRAKFCILDICVVH
- the tmem129 gene encoding E3 ubiquitin-protein ligase TM129 isoform X2 yields the protein MDVNIQIKGYYMGMCIAAPEKHLGYIHQVSDSWRAFLLLSLSLQLASWTLIIYWSRYHWHNHPVSRVLQAHVQPPHSSWGSVASNINTEFRRIDKFATGAPGARVIITDSWVLKVTTYHVYMALQSDCHVTVTGSRQHHLNPDSASPIQFLTLRVESINPAVRPFDIRLNSTEYAELREKLHAPIRNAANIVIHQTISELFLETFRAQVDLNQPYTLPDGQEVEPCIGCMQVPAGTKLVRLCHAEGADNESECQQCFCRPMWCLSCLGRWFASRQDQQRPETWLSSRVPCPTCRAKFCILDICVVH
- the tmem129 gene encoding E3 ubiquitin-protein ligase TM129 isoform X3; the encoded protein is MGMCIAAPEKHLGYIHQVSDSWRAFLLLSLSLQLASWTLIIYWSRYHWHNHPVSRVLQAHVQPPHSSWGSVASNINTEFRRIDKFATGAPGARVIITDSWVLKVTTYHVYMALQSDCHVTVTGSRQHHLNPDSASPIQFLTLRVESINPAVRPFDIRLNSTEYAELREKLHAPIRNAANIVIHQTISELFLETFRAQVDLNQPYTLPDGQEVEPCIGCMQVPAGTKLVRLCHAEGADNESECQQCFCRPMWCLSCLGRWFASRQDQQRPETWLSSRVPCPTCRAKFCILDICVVH